In the genome of Dermacentor silvarum isolate Dsil-2018 chromosome 1, BIME_Dsil_1.4, whole genome shotgun sequence, one region contains:
- the LOC119436522 gene encoding codanin-1-like: MALVLDLLLSEALSSEELLEWLTNPEYNATIPELRSLDLERKDFIRVFIDFIRDQCPLIQQTPSPAKLRQHTSPPASVANCDSVRTLKHESVPCARSRFAPVGRRQTTVRVAGGCSKPLTLPTTAGQLDPSLVARSEISGSEWGATPCRNDRSLVSRGEPTQPTVTVPQNAPDIGDSTVFPAVNAIVEHTRPIRRITPTPVKSHWRKLTLSDFLPPEVSHESQRKDSHRSPRQPHKESKEFAKSQFKKTDALQLRLSSASHTGSPTQRRSGKHRAVPEFAVIDISVQSAEELQVENYIVPAPDCITEREKLDALATVYAALLNKGLVVNLTIELFFLLQLLTVKQKVKFDEKCSTKLLHSVHNCTHFAATVLQNILQWLCFLDKPTLKLLSNVKQLTTFAPQLYSSLVKLVEGVEPVSRGWSSSIQGVAFDNSTDSQKHFASDSNFRAFRKQRDLFYSLFRDWQRHQFGSGKSFGTQFTHRVTEILHMCSNPCNLSHLARLVLGQLMTSCCGGLEFDDQGNLDEKFLYDLKSTSPGKMEKLEERFLLPFKVGGPCPNPSFTGSQVFFYEFIRAATNSIFLQHFKDQCVAKIVEFEKDNPFQNAEQVPSDDVRRALIAAVYKFKLLGLFLGVVEFLPYSTTESLPRQYQDAQQAIRNPKPLPLNITGLIKESVQNKQLAATLTWVVNFLSMMDPIARTLTAYKDVLGLLFSIYRSTALLQTSSAAFFARVLLGWLFEVQSIQSDVFAHASNGILRHVESLGSFVDGSIIYMCCPYLRELRCILLEHLAGRKTKFGEIRKITPISANEGDLKVQLANQLEENFFHIHPLSVRKTVEFVADRVSSNVAKRLKKDVQDTIARSRDILMQMDLAAYDENEETKNIAKIFQQMSEKTEKAALEQCSKCIQNLLPALLPPDMENQAVRMCCSLSTKSAISKVQQWIKANVTEKALRQGLTAASSTANLGQDLCREKSSISHYTVTSASAILDSLQDHMQQLQSGKGCTTEEAIELLGLCVKSMHLRLEWSPTAISTLQQASFDFVLCLAIWCPDVCTCDVFNAALPLWENSSAVKKACKKLYCARNLHLALMSVDTYSTMLKFGQLAQILLHFGLMTVEDLEKSRKEVLDFELPGVVLEPAVCVISSVLELCNISNDCASVRPD, encoded by the coding sequence ATGGCGTTAGTTTTAGACCTTTTGCTTTCGGAAGCGCTATCGTCGGAAGAGCTACTGGAGTGGCTGACAAACCCGGAGTACAATGCTACTATTCCCGAACTACGCTCGCTCGATTTGGAGAGGAAAGACTTTATACGAGTTTTCATCGACTTCATTCGTGACCAGTGTCCGCTTATCCAACAGACGCCGTCTCCCGCAAAGCTACGGCAGCATACTTCGCCGCCCGCGAGTGTCGCAAACTGTGACAGCGTTCGTACCCTCAAGCATGAAAGCGTACCTTGCGCGAGATCACGATTTGCGCCAGTTGGCCGTCGTCAGACTACTGTCAGGGTAGCCGGTGGTTGCAGCAAACCGTTGACGCTCCCGACAACTGCCGGCCAACTCGACCCATCCCTTGTCGCTCGTAGTGAAATTTCGGGCTCAGAATGGGGGGCTACACCGTGCCGTAATGACAGAAGCCTAGTTTCCAGGGGCGAACCAACACAGCCGACAGTTACTGTGCCCCAAAATGCGCCCGACATTGGCGACAGCACCGTATTTCCAGCCGTCAACGCAATTGTCGAACACACAAGGCCGATCAGAAGAATAACGCCAACGCCTGTAAAATCGCATTGGAGGAAGCTCACGCTGAGCGACTTCTTGCCTCCGGAGGTTTCTCACGAAAGTCAACGAAAGGATAGCCATCGATCACCTAGGCAACCTCACAAAGAATCCAAGGAGTTCGCAAAATCCCAGTTCAAGAAAACGGATGCGTTGCAGTTGCGCCTGAGCTCTGCATCGCACACCGGCAGCCCTACGCAGCGTCGAAGTGGAAAGCATCGGGCCGTACCAGAATTTGCCGTCATCGACATTTCTGTGCAGTCTGCTGAAGAACTGCAAGTTGAAAATTACATTGTACCAGCTCCAGATTGCATTACTGAACGGGAAAAGCTTGATGCTCTAGCTACTGTGTATGCTGCGCTCTTAAATAAGGGCCTTGTAGTGAACCTGACCATTGAGCTTTTCTTCCTGCTGCAATTGTTGACAGTGAAGCAAAAAGTTAAATTTGATGAAAAATGTTCTACAAAACTCCTACATTCGGTACACAACTGCACTCACTTTGCAGCTACTGTGTTACAGAATATTCTGCAGTGGCTTTGTTTCTTGGACAAGCCAACATTAAAGCTGCTTTCAAATGTCAAGCAGCTAACTACATTTGCGCCACAGTTGTACTCAAGCCTTGTGAAGCTTGTGGAAGGTGTGGAGCCAGTTTCAAGAGGCTGGTCCTCCTCAATTCAGGGTGTAGCTTTTGACAATTCTACTGACAGCCAGAAGCATTTTGCTTCTGACAGCAACTTCCGGGCATTCAGGAAGCAAAGAGACCTCTTCTACAGCCTTTTTCGTGACTGGCAGCGACACCAGTTTGGCTCTGGCAAAAGCTTTGGTACCCAGTTTACACACAGGGTTACAGAGATTCTTCATATGTGCAGTAATCCATGCAACTTGTCACACTTGGCTCGCCTTGTTCTTGGACAACTCATGACGAGCTGCTGTGGAGGTCTAGAATTTGATGACCAAGGAAACCTCGATGAGAAGTTTCTTTATGACTTGAAAAGCACCTCCCCAGGAAAGATGGAGAAGTTGGAAGAAAGATTTCTGCTGCCTTTCAAAGTTGGAGGCCCCTGTCCAAACCCATCATTTACAGGCTCCCAAGTTTTCTTCTATGAATTTATTAGGGCTGCCACAAATTCCATTTTTCTACAGCACTTTAAAGACCAGTGTGTAGCAAAAATTGTCGAATTTGAAAAAGATAATCCTTTTCAAAATGCTGAGCAAGTACCAAGTGACGATGTTAGGAGAGCCCTCATCGCAGCAGTATACAAGTTCAAGTTACTGGGTCTCTTTCTTGGTGTTGTAGAGTTTCTTCCATATAGCACCACTGAAAGCTTACCTAGGCAATATCAAGATGCGCAACAGGCCATCAGAAACCCTAAGCCTTTACCCCTAAACATTACTGGCCTCATCAAGGAATCTGTACAGAACAAGCAGCTTGCTGCAACATTGACATGGGTTGTCAACTTCCTTAGCATGATGGATCCTATTGCAAGGACACTCACTGCTTACAAGGATGTGCTAGGGTTGCTATTTTCCATTTACAGATCAACTGCATTGCTGCAGACTAGCAGTGCTGCATTTTTTGCTAGGGTATTGCTTGGCTGGTTGTTTGAGGTGCAGTCCATTCAGTCTGATGTTTTTGCACATGCCTCAAATGGCATTCTTAGACATGTTGAGTCACTGGGTAGCTTTGTTGATGGCTCCATTATCTACATGTGTTGCCCATATCTTCGTGAGTTGCGCTGCATTCTGCTAGAGCATCTTGCTGGCAGGAAAACAAAGTTCGGTGAAATTCGCAAAATCACTCCCATTTCTGCAAATGAAGGTGATTTAAAGGTACAACTTGCAAATCAACTTGAAGAAAACTTTTTCCATATTCACCCTCTGTCTGTGAGAAAAACTGTTGAATTTGTTGCTGACAGAGTTTCTTCCAATGTTGCAAAACGCTTGAAAAAGGATGTGCAAGATACCATTGCCCGCTCAAGAGACATTCTTATGCAAATGGACCTTGCAGCATATGATGAAAATGAAGAAACCAAGAACATTGCCAAGATTTTTCAGCAGAtgagtgagaaaactgaaaaggcAGCACTTGAGCAATGTAGCAAGTGCATCCAAAATTTGCTACCTGCACTACTACCTCCTGACATGGAAAATCAGGCTGTGAGAATGTGCTGCAGCTTGAGCACAAAGAGTGCAATTTCTAAAGTACAGCAATGGATAAAGGCAAATGTCACAGAGAAAGCTTTGAGGCAGGGACTAACTGCTGCATCTAGCACAGCTAATTTGGGACAGGACTTGTGCAGAGAGAAAAGTAGCATATCTCACTACACTGTCACATCAGCCTCCGCTATCCTGGATAGCCTGCAGGACCACATGCAACAATTGCAATCTGGGAAAGGATGCACAACTGAGGAAGCCATAGAGCTGCTAGGATTGTGTGTGAAGTCTATGCATCTTCGATTAGAGTGGTCACCAACTGCTATTTCAACCTTGCAGCAAGCATCTTTTGACTTTGTGCTGTGCCTTGCAATTTGGTGTCCAGATGTGTGCACGTGTGATGTCTTTAATGCTGCTCTGCCATTGTGGGAAAACAGCTCTGCAGTCAAGAAGGCATGCAAGAAACTCTACTGTGCCAGGAATCTACATCTAGCATTGATGAGTGTTGATACCTATAGCACAATGTTGAAGTTTGGACAGCTAGCACAGATTTTGTTGCACTTTGGCTTAATGACTGTAGAAGACCTGGAAAAAAGCCGGAAGGAAGTGCTTGATTTTGAACTGCCTGGTGTTGTTCTAGAACCAGCTGTGTGTGTGATCAGCAGTGTTTTGGAACTTTGCAATATCAGTAACGACTGTGCATCAGTAAGACCAGATTAG